In one Bacillus thuringiensis genomic region, the following are encoded:
- a CDS encoding CsbD family protein, whose amino-acid sequence MSENGLKEQITGKVEKKKGQVKEGIGEVTEDRELKNEGKWEKTKGTIKEKVGKVKQKISDELDNKE is encoded by the coding sequence ATGAGTGAGAACGGACTAAAAGAACAAATTACAGGTAAAGTTGAAAAGAAAAAAGGACAAGTAAAAGAAGGAATTGGTGAAGTTACAGAAGATAGAGAGTTGAAAAATGAAGGGAAGTGGGAAAAAACGAAGGGAACGATAAAAGAAAAAGTCGGAAAAGTGAAACAAAAGATAAGCGATGAATTGGATAATAAAGAATAA
- a CDS encoding general stress protein yields the protein METKYSKPFVYEFITEKEVMNAANDLVKKGIDQKDIYVLTHEKERTDRIADNADVNTIGIKEEGLGTSIINVFHKTGDQLRNKMQELGLNEEEANFYEEKLDEGKILLFVKDLERVGEWLQERRCMYSI from the coding sequence ATGGAAACGAAGTATAGTAAACCTTTTGTATATGAATTTATTACGGAGAAAGAGGTCATGAATGCGGCGAATGATCTAGTGAAGAAAGGAATAGACCAAAAAGATATTTACGTGTTAACACATGAGAAAGAGAGGACAGATAGAATCGCAGATAATGCAGACGTGAACACGATTGGAATAAAAGAGGAGGGACTTGGGACAAGTATTATTAATGTCTTTCATAAAACGGGAGATCAGCTAAGAAATAAGATGCAAGAGTTAGGACTTAATGAGGAAGAAGCTAACTTTTATGAAGAAAAGCTGGATGAAGGAAAAATCTTGTTATTCGTTAAAGATTTAGAAAGAGTCGGTGAATGGTTACAAGAAAGAAGATGCATGTATTCTATTTAA